A section of the Solitalea canadensis DSM 3403 genome encodes:
- a CDS encoding TonB-dependent receptor, whose amino-acid sequence MKKIVTLLVLLFLFNSADTFCQAVVRNLKGQVIDEHKAPVRSASITIIDKDKKDVLKATTDSLGHFNLSKSIRGNSTLFISHSGYNNYISEIVDSVDKDFGVIELAPAPNIQPTTKILQGRVIDETKAPLTFATIALLNTENKGVFQAYTDSLGEFKMSYSAAGKYTLKVSCFGYKDFTAAPFDLQNKDFGVIALAPSTHNLKEVVVQGQRDLITIEPNAIVYNVTKSIDAQGVSAFEALRKAPGVYIDNERTIMLNGKAGTMITIDGKQTYLSGAELIDLLKSMPSSSIKSFEMINSPSAKYDASGAAGMINIKTTKTQFKGFNGTLTSGLTYGETLKHVQDISFNYRKNKTNVFGSYNHFLGYRTYVYDSYRIQEDKMFDSHTDDTDKRMTMGSRLGFDYDINKKNTIGVLLNASSIFGGGLTQTKTNIGQGTVKEIDQVLDAENDYYQQKTMRYTANVNYKYEDTIGRVINFDLDYGTFDKGNANRQSNVYTSNIDIVLSENLYHSLNDIDIDLKGLKFDYNTNLFNGKLETGAKYSDIVSDNDARFYRRTPTGDVVDEGRTSTFKYTERVTSIYINYKKSLGKWALQGGLRVENTSSGGVLRYRKSEIENMEKIPRNYTNFFPSFSVSVQANKNSGVSLAYSRRIDRPSYPDLNPFVYLLDDVSYWQGNPDLLPQMTHRATLQYVYKSSSIVGLTYAHTDQYSTRVNDGLPGSSIVIFRPLNLGIQKNIALSLTQNLTVNNWWNLSFNGTVYRVHNIVAFDQFRNFNLKRTTSRMNLQQTFKLPYKFTAELSGSFNSKRLIGANEIARAVSQVDIGLQRKFMKERATFRMVVNDIYKGNQSNSLQSYEGFYLRNYGYYESRQVRLNFTYRFADSAVKGPRSRNSSLENENSRAR is encoded by the coding sequence ATGAAAAAAATAGTTACTCTTCTAGTTTTATTATTTCTCTTTAACAGCGCTGACACTTTTTGTCAGGCGGTTGTTAGAAATTTAAAAGGTCAGGTTATTGATGAGCATAAAGCGCCGGTGCGATCTGCCAGTATTACTATAATTGACAAGGATAAAAAAGATGTCTTGAAAGCCACCACTGACAGCCTAGGGCATTTTAATCTGTCAAAATCCATCAGAGGAAATTCCACTCTTTTTATATCGCATTCCGGGTACAATAATTATATTTCAGAGATAGTTGATTCGGTAGATAAGGACTTTGGCGTGATTGAGTTAGCACCAGCCCCTAACATCCAGCCGACCACAAAAATCTTACAAGGCCGTGTCATAGATGAGACAAAGGCTCCATTGACATTCGCAACTATTGCTTTACTTAACACAGAAAACAAAGGCGTTTTCCAAGCTTACACAGACAGCCTGGGAGAATTTAAAATGTCTTATTCTGCTGCAGGGAAGTATACTTTAAAAGTATCTTGTTTTGGATATAAAGATTTTACGGCAGCACCATTTGATCTTCAAAATAAAGACTTTGGAGTGATTGCATTAGCACCATCAACCCATAATTTAAAAGAAGTAGTAGTTCAAGGCCAAAGAGATTTGATAACCATTGAACCAAATGCCATTGTTTACAACGTAACAAAAAGCATAGATGCTCAAGGCGTTAGCGCATTCGAGGCCTTGAGGAAGGCACCGGGCGTCTACATTGACAATGAAAGAACTATAATGCTGAATGGTAAAGCAGGCACAATGATTACGATAGATGGCAAGCAAACCTATCTGTCAGGAGCAGAATTGATCGACCTTCTTAAATCTATGCCATCGTCCAGTATCAAATCTTTCGAAATGATTAATAGCCCAAGCGCAAAGTATGATGCATCTGGCGCGGCGGGTATGATAAATATAAAAACCACTAAAACACAATTCAAAGGTTTCAACGGAACGTTAACCAGTGGACTTACCTATGGCGAAACATTAAAACATGTTCAGGACATTTCATTTAATTACAGAAAGAACAAAACCAATGTATTTGGAAGCTATAATCATTTTTTAGGATATCGGACATATGTCTATGATTCATACCGAATCCAGGAAGACAAGATGTTTGACAGCCATACAGATGATACCGATAAGCGCATGACTATGGGCTCACGTTTAGGGTTCGATTATGACATCAACAAAAAGAACACCATCGGGGTATTATTAAATGCCTCCTCAATTTTTGGAGGAGGGTTAACTCAAACCAAAACGAATATTGGACAGGGTACGGTTAAGGAGATCGACCAGGTTTTAGATGCTGAAAACGACTATTACCAACAGAAAACCATGCGGTATACTGCTAATGTAAACTATAAATATGAAGATACCATTGGCCGCGTAATTAATTTCGATTTGGATTATGGGACGTTTGATAAGGGTAATGCTAACCGACAATCAAATGTTTACACCAGTAATATTGATATTGTTTTAAGCGAGAATCTTTACCACTCATTAAATGATATCGACATAGATCTCAAAGGTTTGAAGTTTGATTACAATACCAATTTATTTAATGGAAAACTTGAGACCGGAGCTAAATATTCAGATATAGTGTCTGATAACGACGCTCGATTTTATCGTAGGACGCCAACCGGTGACGTAGTGGATGAGGGCAGGACCAGCACATTTAAATATACTGAACGAGTTACCAGTATCTATATTAATTATAAGAAGAGTTTAGGGAAGTGGGCCCTTCAGGGAGGTTTACGTGTGGAGAACACATCATCAGGCGGAGTATTACGATATAGGAAAAGCGAGATAGAGAACATGGAAAAAATTCCAAGAAATTATACCAATTTCTTCCCGTCCTTTAGTGTATCGGTTCAAGCAAATAAAAACTCTGGAGTTTCCCTTGCGTACTCCAGACGAATTGATCGTCCCTCTTATCCGGATCTGAATCCGTTTGTTTACTTGTTGGATGATGTCTCTTACTGGCAGGGAAATCCTGACCTTCTGCCTCAAATGACTCATAGAGCGACCCTACAATATGTTTATAAAAGCTCATCCATCGTCGGACTTACATATGCTCATACCGACCAATACAGCACTCGTGTAAATGATGGCCTTCCTGGTAGTTCAATAGTTATTTTTAGACCATTAAATCTGGGAATTCAAAAAAACATTGCGCTATCCCTGACGCAAAATTTGACTGTGAATAACTGGTGGAATCTGAGTTTTAACGGTACTGTTTATCGGGTACATAACATCGTCGCGTTTGACCAGTTCAGAAATTTCAATTTGAAGCGAACTACCTCTCGTATGAATCTACAGCAGACATTTAAATTACCTTATAAATTCACGGCAGAACTTTCAGGATCTTTTAATAGTAAAAGGCTTATTGGGGCTAATGAAATAGCCCGTGCGGTCAGCCAGGTGGATATCGGGCTCCAACGAAAGTTCATGAAAGAAAGGGCAACATTTAGAATGGTTGTAAATGATATTTATAAAGGAAACCAATCGAACTCTTTGCAAAGCTATGAAGGCTTTTACTTAAGGAACTATGGTTATTATGAATCGCGCCAGGTGAGGCTTAACTTTACCTACAGGTTTGCGGATAGTGCGGTGAAAGGACCACGGAGTAG
- a CDS encoding M16 family metallopeptidase: MKVRALLLFVAFACTFQFAFSQGNYEWKQASAAGYAYKYVTNDPMQTRFYTLKNGLRVILSVNNKEPRIATKIAVRAGSNTDPKAHTGLAHYLEHLLFKGTDKYGSLDWAKEKPLLDKIEALYEQYNTTTDEGKRAEIYKEIDRVSGEASKYAIANEYDKLMSSMGSQGTNAHTWVEETVYEEDIPSNALDKFLTVQAERFRYPVFRIFHTELEAVYEEKNRGLDNDGNKISEAMHYYLFPTHNYGQQTTIGTIDHLKNPSLKAIREYYNKYYVPNNIAIIMAGDFNPDEVIKKIDQQFAYMKAKPVQEYKPAPEKPMTAPIVKDIYGPSAENMRICYRSPAEGTHDALMLDLISSILSNGKAGLMDLNLNKQQKLQGAGAGMRQYKDYGIFILSGSPKQGQTLEQVKDLLISQLAQLKKGDFDESLIKAVVANAKLGEIQGLEGNGNRAEALMTAFIQNKGDGWDKSVSWLDDQAKITKQQVVDFANKFFTDNYVALYKRKGEDKNILKVEKPSITPVETNAGKQSAFVTMVNNMPATVVQPQWMDFDKDIEKSKVGTAEVLYTQNKANQLYRLYYRFDMGGWNNKLLPLAFSYLSFLGTDKYSAEQISKEYYTIASNFNVGANNEESSVTITGLQENFDKAVSLFEHIIKNCKADENALASLKGRILKSRSDAKLNKGSILKGLSSYAAYGAKNPFNYTLSDQEIASITAQQLVDILHDLMNYKHTVIYYGPESLGKFTTTLAALHALPSTFKEVTPAIKFSRTVQNSNQVLFANYDMVQSEVYWLRNTSTYNADKQPVIDLFNGYFGGGMGSIVFQTIRESKALAYSTFASYNTPARKDEPYTVMAYVGCQADKMNDALKGMNDLLNNLPQVNKNFESAKLSEKKDIETERITQDGVIFSYLAAKKKGLNYDPRKKEYEALDKISLEDITKFHQEELANKAYTYCVVASDKKVNMDDLKSTGELKVLTLEEIFGY; encoded by the coding sequence ATGAAAGTTAGAGCACTGCTACTATTCGTAGCATTTGCCTGTACCTTTCAATTTGCCTTTTCGCAAGGTAACTATGAATGGAAACAGGCTTCGGCAGCCGGTTACGCGTACAAGTATGTAACCAATGATCCCATGCAAACACGCTTTTACACACTTAAAAATGGATTGCGTGTAATCTTAAGTGTCAACAACAAAGAACCTCGCATTGCAACCAAAATTGCAGTAAGGGCCGGTAGCAATACCGATCCGAAGGCTCATACCGGTTTGGCACATTACCTTGAGCATTTATTGTTTAAGGGAACTGATAAGTACGGTTCTTTAGACTGGGCTAAAGAAAAACCGTTGTTAGATAAAATTGAAGCATTGTATGAGCAATACAATACCACTACCGATGAAGGCAAGCGCGCAGAAATCTACAAAGAGATCGACCGTGTTTCAGGTGAAGCTTCAAAGTATGCCATTGCCAATGAATACGACAAATTAATGTCGTCAATGGGCTCTCAGGGTACCAATGCGCACACCTGGGTAGAAGAAACTGTTTACGAAGAAGATATTCCATCCAATGCGTTGGATAAATTCTTAACCGTTCAGGCGGAGCGTTTCCGTTATCCTGTATTCCGTATATTTCATACAGAATTAGAGGCCGTTTACGAAGAGAAAAACCGCGGTTTGGATAATGATGGTAATAAAATTAGCGAAGCTATGCATTACTATTTATTCCCTACCCATAACTATGGTCAGCAAACTACCATTGGTACTATTGATCACCTTAAAAATCCTTCGCTGAAAGCTATTCGTGAGTATTATAACAAATACTACGTGCCTAACAATATCGCCATCATTATGGCCGGTGATTTCAATCCTGATGAAGTAATCAAAAAGATTGATCAACAATTTGCTTACATGAAGGCGAAGCCAGTTCAGGAATATAAGCCTGCACCTGAAAAGCCTATGACAGCACCAATTGTTAAAGATATCTATGGACCCAGCGCTGAAAACATGCGCATCTGTTATAGAAGTCCCGCTGAAGGTACGCATGATGCGTTAATGCTTGATCTTATCTCCAGCATCTTAAGTAATGGCAAAGCAGGTTTAATGGACCTTAACCTTAACAAGCAACAAAAGCTGCAAGGTGCCGGAGCAGGAATGCGCCAGTACAAAGATTACGGTATTTTCATTTTATCGGGAAGTCCAAAACAAGGTCAAACACTTGAACAAGTAAAAGACCTATTAATCTCTCAATTAGCACAACTGAAAAAAGGTGATTTTGATGAGTCATTGATCAAAGCAGTAGTTGCTAATGCAAAACTTGGTGAAATTCAGGGTTTAGAAGGCAATGGAAACAGAGCTGAAGCCTTGATGACTGCATTCATCCAGAATAAAGGAGACGGCTGGGACAAAAGTGTTTCGTGGTTGGATGATCAGGCTAAAATTACCAAACAGCAGGTAGTTGACTTTGCCAATAAGTTTTTCACAGATAACTATGTGGCGCTTTATAAGCGTAAGGGAGAAGATAAGAACATCTTAAAAGTAGAAAAACCATCTATTACTCCGGTTGAAACAAACGCAGGTAAACAATCAGCATTTGTAACGATGGTTAACAATATGCCTGCTACAGTTGTACAGCCTCAGTGGATGGACTTTGATAAGGATATTGAAAAAAGCAAGGTTGGTACTGCAGAGGTATTGTACACACAAAATAAAGCCAACCAACTGTATCGCTTGTATTACAGATTTGATATGGGTGGATGGAATAATAAGTTGCTTCCACTGGCCTTCTCTTATCTTTCATTCCTTGGAACTGATAAATATTCAGCAGAGCAAATCAGCAAAGAGTATTATACCATTGCCAGCAACTTTAATGTAGGTGCCAACAACGAAGAAAGCTCAGTAACCATTACCGGTTTACAGGAAAACTTCGATAAGGCTGTTTCATTATTTGAGCATATCATTAAAAACTGTAAGGCTGATGAGAACGCCCTTGCCTCTTTAAAAGGTCGTATCCTAAAATCGCGTTCTGATGCCAAACTTAATAAAGGATCCATTTTAAAAGGTCTTTCGAGCTATGCTGCGTATGGTGCGAAAAATCCCTTCAATTACACATTAAGCGATCAGGAGATTGCAAGTATTACCGCACAACAGTTGGTTGATATATTGCATGACTTAATGAATTATAAGCATACCGTAATTTATTATGGACCTGAATCATTGGGTAAATTCACCACTACGCTGGCCGCACTGCATGCATTGCCATCGACATTTAAAGAGGTTACGCCGGCTATTAAGTTTTCGCGCACGGTGCAAAACAGCAACCAGGTATTATTTGCCAATTATGACATGGTACAGTCGGAGGTTTATTGGTTACGTAATACTTCAACCTATAATGCCGACAAACAACCGGTAATTGATCTATTCAATGGCTATTTTGGAGGAGGAATGGGTTCTATCGTTTTCCAAACCATTCGCGAATCAAAAGCATTGGCGTATTCAACTTTTGCCAGCTACAATACACCAGCTAGGAAGGATGAACCCTATACGGTTATGGCTTACGTTGGCTGTCAGGCTGATAAAATGAATGATGCCCTAAAAGGCATGAATGATTTATTGAACAATCTTCCGCAGGTAAACAAAAACTTTGAATCGGCAAAATTGAGTGAGAAAAAAGATATTGAAACTGAACGTATTACTCAGGACGGGGTTATTTTCTCCTACCTTGCTGCCAAGAAAAAAGGATTAAACTACGACCCTCGTAAAAAGGAGTATGAAGCTTTAGATAAAATCAGTCTGGAGGATATTACGAAATTCCATCAAGAAGAATTAGCCAACAAAGCCTACACTTATTGTGTGGTGGCTTCTGATAAAAAGGTTAATATGGACGACTTGAAAAGTACAGGAGAGTTGAAGGTGTTAACACTTGAAGAGATTTTTGGTTATTAA
- a CDS encoding GNAT family N-acetyltransferase — MKEEYINLELVKNETSHRFEMTVEGYTAFIDYKEKNGKIWLIHTEAPKELEGRGAATAIIEKTLDYIEKNNYKLVPLCPLVVAYLKRHQEWLRIVDEGVTI; from the coding sequence ATGAAAGAAGAATATATAAACCTTGAGCTGGTAAAAAATGAAACTTCTCATCGGTTTGAAATGACTGTTGAAGGTTACACAGCATTTATCGATTATAAAGAAAAAAACGGAAAAATATGGCTAATACATACGGAAGCCCCGAAAGAATTGGAAGGGAGAGGTGCTGCTACTGCCATCATTGAAAAAACATTGGATTACATCGAAAAGAACAATTACAAACTAGTTCCACTTTGTCCACTTGTAGTAGCATACCTAAAAAGACATCAGGAATGGCTGCGGATTGTGGATGAAGGAGTTACCATTTAG
- a CDS encoding RNA polymerase sigma factor, protein MITKKQIDNNTLSDEEIVKRIVNGESYLYEHLMRKFNLRLFRISMSIINDEMEADDVMQTAYINAYMQLSNFQHKSSFSTWLTRILINESLLHKKRKLKQTQLLAAQTDNEYSNDNPLRRLMNKELKVILEKAVSTLPEKYRLVFVMREIEEMSVNETMEILNLGESNVKVRLNRAKEMLRSELSIYYKTNEVFEFNLIRCDRVVNFVMNKINKES, encoded by the coding sequence ATGATAACAAAAAAGCAAATCGATAATAACACCTTAAGCGATGAGGAAATTGTGAAAAGGATCGTAAATGGAGAAAGTTACCTATATGAGCACTTGATGCGTAAATTCAACCTTCGTTTATTTAGGATCAGCATGTCAATTATAAATGATGAAATGGAGGCTGATGACGTTATGCAAACTGCTTATATCAACGCTTATATGCAACTTTCCAATTTTCAACACAAATCAAGTTTTAGTACCTGGCTTACACGAATTTTGATCAACGAAAGTTTGTTGCATAAAAAGAGAAAACTAAAACAAACGCAACTATTGGCAGCTCAAACAGATAATGAATACAGTAATGATAATCCACTAAGAAGGCTCATGAACAAGGAACTGAAAGTAATTCTTGAAAAAGCTGTTTCTACCTTGCCCGAGAAATACAGACTAGTGTTTGTAATGCGAGAAATAGAAGAGATGAGTGTTAATGAAACAATGGAAATCCTGAACCTGGGCGAATCGAATGTAAAAGTCCGTTTAAACAGAGCTAAAGAAATGCTGCGAAGCGAGTTGAGCATCTATTATAAAACAAATGAGGTTTTCGAGTTTAATCTTATTCGATGTGACCGAGTAGTGAATTTTGTTATGAATAAGATTAATAAAGAAAGTTAA
- the sufB gene encoding Fe-S cluster assembly protein SufB has protein sequence MSTNNKDLITEITGSEYKYGFYTDIEMEFAPNGLNEDIIRFISAKKNEPEFMLEWRLKAFHYWQTIEEPRYWPNITYPEIDYQAISYFAAPKQPKKYNSLDEVDPVLKATFEKLGISLEEQKRFAGVAVDAVFDSVSIATTFKEKLKDAGVIFCSISEAIQEHPELIKKYMGTVVPLTDNFFASLNSAVFTDGSFVYVPKGVRCPMELSTYFRINAENTGQFERTLIIADEGAYVSYLEGCTAPMRDENQLHAAVVELIALDNAEIKYSTVQNWYPGDKDGKGGIFNFVTKRGICSGKNSKISWTQVETGSAITWKYPSVILKGDNSIGEFYSIAVTNNMQQADTGTKMIHLGSNTRSRIISKGIAAGKSNNTYRGLVRAAKKADNVRNYTQCDSLLIGDKCGAHTFPYIETKNNTAHIEHEATTSKIGDDQLFYCNQRGIGPEEAVGLIVNGYCREVLNQLPMEFAVEAQKLLAVSLEGSVG, from the coding sequence ATGAGCACTAACAATAAAGATCTAATTACGGAAATCACCGGTTCGGAATATAAATATGGGTTTTATACCGATATAGAAATGGAATTTGCGCCAAATGGATTGAATGAAGACATCATTCGCTTTATTTCTGCCAAAAAAAATGAACCAGAATTTATGCTTGAATGGCGTTTAAAGGCCTTCCATTATTGGCAAACGATTGAAGAACCAAGGTACTGGCCTAACATTACCTATCCAGAGATCGATTACCAGGCCATCAGCTATTTTGCTGCTCCTAAACAACCGAAGAAATACAACAGTTTAGATGAAGTGGATCCTGTTTTAAAAGCAACCTTTGAAAAGCTGGGAATTTCTTTGGAAGAGCAAAAACGATTTGCAGGTGTGGCCGTAGACGCGGTATTTGATTCGGTTTCCATTGCTACCACTTTTAAAGAAAAACTGAAAGATGCTGGCGTTATCTTCTGCTCAATCAGCGAAGCAATTCAAGAACACCCGGAATTGATAAAGAAATACATGGGAACAGTGGTGCCGCTCACTGATAATTTCTTTGCTTCATTAAACTCAGCCGTATTTACCGATGGGTCATTTGTGTATGTTCCAAAGGGAGTACGCTGCCCGATGGAGTTATCTACTTATTTCAGGATCAACGCTGAAAACACCGGACAGTTTGAACGGACTTTAATTATTGCGGATGAAGGTGCTTATGTGAGTTACCTGGAAGGCTGTACCGCTCCTATGCGTGATGAAAACCAGCTTCATGCAGCTGTAGTGGAACTTATTGCGCTCGATAATGCGGAAATAAAATATTCAACTGTACAGAATTGGTACCCGGGAGACAAAGATGGTAAAGGTGGAATTTTCAACTTCGTTACCAAACGGGGAATCTGTTCAGGTAAAAACTCAAAAATCTCCTGGACACAGGTAGAAACCGGATCCGCTATTACCTGGAAATACCCTAGCGTTATTTTAAAAGGGGATAATTCTATTGGAGAGTTTTACTCAATAGCTGTAACCAATAACATGCAACAGGCCGATACAGGAACAAAAATGATTCACCTGGGCTCCAACACGCGTAGTCGCATTATTTCAAAAGGTATTGCCGCCGGAAAAAGCAATAATACTTACCGGGGACTGGTTAGAGCAGCCAAAAAAGCGGACAATGTGCGTAATTACACCCAATGTGATTCATTGCTGATAGGCGATAAATGTGGCGCTCATACTTTTCCATACATCGAAACTAAAAACAACACAGCTCATATTGAGCACGAGGCCACTACCTCCAAAATTGGGGATGATCAATTATTCTATTGCAATCAGCGAGGAATCGGCCCTGAAGAAGCTGTAGGGTTGATTGTAAACGGTTATTGTCGGGAAGTGTTAAATCAATTACCGATGGAATTTGCAGTTGAAGCCCAAAAACTATTAGCCGTAAGTCTGGAAGGAAGTGTTGGATAA
- the sufC gene encoding Fe-S cluster assembly ATPase SufC has protein sequence MLKIKNLKAGIGDKEILKGISLEVKPGEIHAIMGPNGSGKSTLASVLAGRETYEVTGGSVYFNDQNLLDLAPEERAREGIFLAFQYPVEIPGVSSTVFLKTALNEVRKHKGLEPLDAVEFLKLLKEKMKFVEIDKALLSRSLNEGFSGGEKKRNEIFQMALLDPKLAILDETDSGLDIDALKLVANGVNKLRNKDNAFIVITHYQRLLEYIVPDFVHVLHQGKIVRSGTKELALELEEKGYDWLKDEVLADPK, from the coding sequence ATGCTGAAAATTAAAAATCTGAAAGCCGGTATTGGCGACAAAGAAATATTAAAAGGAATTAGCCTTGAAGTGAAGCCAGGAGAAATTCATGCCATTATGGGACCCAATGGGTCGGGAAAAAGCACGTTGGCTTCTGTATTGGCCGGACGAGAAACCTATGAAGTAACAGGTGGTTCAGTGTATTTTAACGATCAAAACCTGCTGGACTTGGCACCAGAGGAGCGGGCAAGAGAAGGGATTTTTTTGGCCTTCCAATATCCTGTTGAAATTCCCGGAGTAAGTTCTACTGTCTTTTTGAAAACTGCCCTGAATGAAGTACGAAAACATAAAGGATTAGAACCTTTGGATGCAGTAGAGTTTCTTAAACTACTAAAAGAGAAAATGAAATTTGTGGAGATCGACAAAGCATTACTTAGTCGTTCTTTAAACGAAGGGTTTTCGGGAGGTGAGAAAAAGCGAAATGAAATTTTCCAAATGGCCCTGCTCGACCCTAAACTGGCCATTCTTGATGAAACCGATTCTGGACTGGATATTGATGCTTTAAAATTGGTCGCGAATGGCGTTAACAAATTGCGTAATAAGGATAACGCATTCATTGTGATTACTCACTATCAGCGGCTACTGGAATATATTGTTCCTGATTTTGTACATGTGTTGCACCAAGGGAAAATTGTAAGATCTGGCACTAAGGAGCTTGCTTTAGAATTAGAAGAAAAAGGATATGACTGGCTTAAAGATGAAGTTCT